In a genomic window of Vairimorpha necatrix chromosome 12, complete sequence:
- a CDS encoding reverse transcriptase, with amino-acid sequence MLGFDYMKNHNEVVRCIHLLLCIKYGFKKTKKIRGHSVQEIIENDRAEIRVDTRVSTKIKVSHNRPDILVFGKKKKEILIVEVGITNQDRLTIVENEKLRKYDLLANELGLIHKSQTRIVPYVMTWDGGARNPTLPGSIYPVYCDEEDSRVHLFERRRGYDQEDAGEEEVARAVSALANMVTVKEVVSAKGNEAAKLKLENINNSTETKVCGEMNPMSDTGKAVL; translated from the exons ATGCTGGgttttgattatatgaaaaatcaCAACGAGGTAGTTAGATGCATTCATCTCTTACtatgtattaaatatgggtttaagaagacaaagaaaataCGTGGACACTCAGTACAAGAGATCATAGAAAATGATCGTGCTGAAATAAGAGTAGATACGAGAGTATCCACTAAAATAAAGGTCTCCCATAATAGGCCTGATATTCTTGTTTTTGGcaagaagaagaaagaaattttaatagttgAAGTTGGTATAACCAACCAGGATCGACTTACTATAGTTGAGAATGAAaaactaagaaaatatgaccTTCTTGCAAATGAACTGGGACTAATACATAAATCCCAGACAAGAATAGTTCCTTATGTAATGACATGGGATGGA GGAGCTAGAAATCCAACCCTACCTGGAAGCATATATCCAGTCTATTGTGATGAAGAAGACTCTAGAGTCCATCTCTTTGAACGACGACGAGGATACGATCAGGAGGATGCAGGAGAAGAAGAAGTGGCTAGAGCTGTAAGCGCACTAGCGAATATGGTGACTGTTAAAGAAGTGGTGTCGGCAAAGGGGAATGAAGCTGCTAAATTGAAGTTggaaaacattaataattcCACAGAAACCAAAGTCTGTGGAGAGATGAATCCCATGAGCGATACCGGGAAAGCTGTGCTATGA